CTGCATCGGAAAATAAAGGACAGTCAACCAGGTAGAGTTCCACAAAAACAGCGCTCTGCATACCAAATATATTTGACAAATTATATTTATCGGCTCATTTTATCTTTTATAATGGATAAAACACAACAACTATGACTCTACTCGAAGCAATACAGGCGCGCCATTCTGTGAGGCGCTATAAGGATACGCCTCTCTCGGAGGAGGTGGTGAATACGCTGCAGGAGAAGATCCGCGAGGTGAACCACGACGGTGACCTCCATATCCAACTCGTGACCAACGAGCCGAAGGGGTTCAACTCCATCCTCAACTACGGCTTCTTCTCCGGCTGCAAGAACTACTTCGTGGTGGCTGGCAAGAAGGCAGAAGACCTCGACGAACGTGCCGGCTACTACGGCGAGCAACTCGTGCTTCTGGCTCAGCAACTGGGTCTTAACACCTGTTGGGCTGGCGTCTCCTACCAGAAGGTGGCGGGCACCTACGAACTCAACGACGACGAGAAGATCGTCTGCTACATCGCCCTCGGCTACGGCGAGACCCCAGGCACGGAGCGTAAGCACCTGAGCACCAACGGAGCGCAAGAATTAAGAGAATACTTAGCCATTCACCAAGATTCCATCGAGACAGAACGTCTTCTGCTTCGTAGGTGGAAACCGTCGGATGCCGAAGCCTTGTACAAATATGCATGTGATCCAGAAGTCGGTCCACACGCAGGATGGCCACCACATAAGAATGTTGAGGAAAGCAAAATGATTATCCGTGAGCTATTCACAAATGACTACACCTGGGCGGTTATCTTGAAGGAAACCAACGAACCAATTGGCTGCATGGGGTATTATCCTTTTGGCAAGAGCAACATAGAGATTGGCGAAAACGATGCGGAGGTTGGTTACTGGATTGGTAAACCACATTGGAACAATGGTTACTGCACAGAAGCCTTGCAAGCAATGATTCACTATTGCTACGAGAAGAAACACTTTCAGACATTATGGGCAGATTTCTTCGTTGACAATCCTGCGTCTGGCAGAGTTATGGAGAAATGCGGCTTTACAGATACAGGCAAAGAAAACTATTGCTCAAACCTCTATCATGGTGAAGACCGACCTGTTCATATAATGATACTCGAAAAGAAACAATGACACAAGACTTGACCACATACTTTGTTTGGATTGGTGGCCATGGCGATTGGGCAATAAGGCGATGAGGCGATGAGGGAACGAGAACGAGAACGATAACGAGAACGGGAACGAGAACGAAAAAACTGGTTAAGGTTAACGTTAACGTTAACGTTAACGTTGAGAAACTTCTTTTTGCCTGCGGCGCAACGTATAATTAGGCGAAAATTATCCGTTAATTATTCCGTATAATTCAACAATTCATGTGATTAATGGATAATTCACGGGTAATTGTGCTTCGCATCCCTTCGGGACTCCCTATCGGTCGCGACTACGCTACGCTAGTTTACGGTCATTCGCGTTAAAAAAGAAATCAACGGGAGACTTTGCCTGCGGCGCAACGTATAACCGAAGGTCAGCGGCCGAAGGGAAAGCTAATTAGGCGATTAGGCGAACTCTGCGGTTAAGCGAGGGCAGAACCAAGCTCGCTTGGGTTATGCCGAGCGGAAGCAGAGTCAATGTGCAACATTGATAAGGCGATAAGGAAATAAAGATAACAAGGTTAAGGTTAAGGTTAAGGTTAAGGTTAAGGTTAGCGTTAACGTTAACGTTAAAGTTAAGGTATACTATGACTCTACTCGAAGCAATACAGGCGCGCCATTCTGTGAGGCGCTATAAGGATACGCCTCTCTCGGAGGAGGTGGTGAATACGCTGCAGGAGAAGATCCGCGAGGTGAACCACGACGGTGACCTCCATATCCAACTCGTGACCAACGAGCCGAAGGGGTTCAACTCCATCCTCAACTACGGCTTCTTCTCCGGCTGCAAGAACTACTTCGTGGTGGCTGGCAAGAAGGCAGAAGACCTCGACGAACGTGCCGGCTACTACGGCGAGCAACTCGTGCTTCTGGCGCAGCAACTGGGTCTCAACACCTGTTGGGCTGGCGTCTCCTACCAGAAGGTGGCGGGCACCTACACCCTCAACGACGACGAGAAGATCGTCTGCTACATCACCCTCGGGTACGGCGAGACCCCAGGCACGGAGCGTAAGCACAAGCCGTTGGAAGCCCTCAGCAACGTCGGCGAGCAGACCCCCGAGTGGTTTCGTCGTGGCGTGGAGGCAGCGCAACTCGCCCCTACCGCCGTCAATCAGCAGAAATTCTTCCTCGAATACCTCGCCCCCAACCAAGTCAGAGCCCGCAAGACCTTCTCCATGGTCGGCTACACACAGTTGGACCTCGGCATCGTCAAACTCCACTTCGAGATAGGCGCTGGCAAAGAGAATTTTCAATGGAGATAACAAACAACAGATAGACCTATGAACAAACTCATTCTCGTGCTTGTGCTGACGGTGACTATGCTGACCTCATGCACACAGAAAAAGGCTACAACGGAAGAGCCTCACGACACCACAACGACTGAAAGCGAGGCCTTTGATGCCTTTGCCGAACACTTCAGCGAGACAGCCTCCTTTGCCTTCGCCGACATCAGCGACCGCAAGGTGATGCTCGTATCGCAAGAGACCTTCGGCGACAACGACACCGCCAACCTCCAAGCCGTGGAAGCCACCCTCTTTGCCGCCGACAGCCACGGCAAGATCATCTGCCTCGGCTCCGTCCGCTCGCAAGGTTCGCTCTACCCCGTCTCCATGATCGACGGCAAGGTCATCGTCGGCGGTCATCAGTTCATCCGAATCTACAGCATCCGTGGCGACGTCCCCGAACTGGTGCTCGACCGCTTTGCCGAAGGCGAGGGGGAAGAACTGACCGTCATGAACCAACTCTTCTTTAAGCAAAGCACCCCTATCAAGTTTTTCAAACAATGAATATACCGTCATACAACAGAGAGTTTGTCTTTGCCACCGTCAGCATGGACGACTATATCCGCCGTTTCCGCGATGCAGAACGTGTGGCAGGCTATTGCCGTGAATGCCGCAACTACGGACACCATTGGGGCTGTCCACCGTTTGACTATTCCGTTGAGGAGCAACTGAGCCGCTATCGTGAGGTGCTCCTGGTGGCTGCGCGTATCTACCCTACGGAGCAGCATCTGCCGATGGAGACGGGCATGCAGTGTCTGTGGCCTGTCCGTTCGGAACTGGAGAAGATAGTGCGTGGTTTGGAGACGGTGTTGGACGGCCGCGCCATGGGTCTGGCGGGACAGTGTCCTTACTGCGGAGCGC
This genomic stretch from Fibrobacter sp. harbors:
- a CDS encoding GNAT family N-acetyltransferase, producing MTLLEAIQARHSVRRYKDTPLSEEVVNTLQEKIREVNHDGDLHIQLVTNEPKGFNSILNYGFFSGCKNYFVVAGKKAEDLDERAGYYGEQLVLLAQQLGLNTCWAGVSYQKVAGTYELNDDEKIVCYIALGYGETPGTERKHLSTNGAQELREYLAIHQDSIETERLLLRRWKPSDAEALYKYACDPEVGPHAGWPPHKNVEESKMIIRELFTNDYTWAVILKETNEPIGCMGYYPFGKSNIEIGENDAEVGYWIGKPHWNNGYCTEALQAMIHYCYEKKHFQTLWADFFVDNPASGRVMEKCGFTDTGKENYCSNLYHGEDRPVHIMILEKKQ
- a CDS encoding nitroreductase, which codes for MTLLEAIQARHSVRRYKDTPLSEEVVNTLQEKIREVNHDGDLHIQLVTNEPKGFNSILNYGFFSGCKNYFVVAGKKAEDLDERAGYYGEQLVLLAQQLGLNTCWAGVSYQKVAGTYTLNDDEKIVCYITLGYGETPGTERKHKPLEALSNVGEQTPEWFRRGVEAAQLAPTAVNQQKFFLEYLAPNQVRARKTFSMVGYTQLDLGIVKLHFEIGAGKENFQWR
- a CDS encoding DUF2284 domain-containing protein; the encoded protein is MNIPSYNREFVFATVSMDDYIRRFRDAERVAGYCRECRNYGHHWGCPPFDYSVEEQLSRYREVLLVAARIYPTEQHLPMETGMQCLWPVRSELEKIVRGLETVLDGRAMGLAGQCPYCGAQPENFQAGMPCAKTEGKPCRHADLVRPSLEAWGFDIGMSAEQLLQIPILWSTDGLTPEYFTLVCGFFHNALPEEALTAAQKMI